A region from the Chanodichthys erythropterus isolate Z2021 chromosome 5, ASM2448905v1, whole genome shotgun sequence genome encodes:
- the LOC137020209 gene encoding filensin: protein MLKTSILREVRKEKYERSDVVEEPSSPETESAPAGRPSTAGVPGWESVQELNSRFARYINRARVLEQRNAVFRKQLETLQRMEEAAGLEEAFSEQISINRQRIRELLSDRAKLERELKDAERMLDEYNSRYRNECAYQEQLRNTLEQLNKEADTVLLRNLEYQIQLQFLQDDVNATKERHKKNLAEIQTYLNILHQINQTIPLMASASVSEEQERLNAQRRVPALRSQLEEYKSAICQLKAQKQRLQTETSGLEQTIKTTQESYDDEIQLYNEQIETLRKEIEEAERSLDKYTNKCRQLAMYQSSLENELERYTRIIENEDNRLNSAIIGTPITLLTTNYKCTHSPTMNRKGKDITQAIQDITNIKPRQKHLAKKVLKKKEITSKGASGLEEKATEEFEEEVKEQVIEEQGARREEHAPREDVPDGAQISKAFDTLCNMFRDRMKRVRRPEPIADFFTKGRYVLVTGDSSYLDPCFCSTTPSASHIYVTIRDGMRPYDPYWRGTPPPPPTPLSGPTPLTPSTPSEPEKGKEDGDRERERGGNGAKEKSENGEPDPKAKEPEPSPSPPPGPHDKTGPSPPPGPRQPSPRRKSPEDSKGFRGPPPMPSHSSIPPDSMSYEKVEVVESVEKLSPDKKVKGYEETTTVVETMIEKTSRKKHADRSS, encoded by the exons ATGTTGAAGACCAGCATCCTGCGTGAGGTGCGCAAGGAGAAGTACGAGCGCTCCGATGTCGTCGAGGAGCCCAGCAGCCCAGAGACTGAGTCGGCTCCGGCCGGCAGGCCCTCCACAGCGGGCGTCCCGGGCTGGGAGAGCGTGCAGGAGCTGAACAGCCGTTTCGCGCGTTACATCAACCGGGCGCGTGTGCTGGAGCAGCGCAACGCTGTGTTCCGCAAGCAGCTGGAGACTCTTCAGCGCATGGAGGAGGCGGCCGGACTGGAGGAGGCTTTCAGCGAGCAGATCAGCATCAACAGGCAGCGCATCCGAGAACTGCTGTCTGACCGGGCCAAGCTGGAGAGAGAGCTGAAAGATGCCGAACGCATGCTGGACGAGTACAACAGCAG ATACAGAAACGAGTGCGCATACCAAGAGCAGCTGCGGAACACGCTGGAACAGCTCAATAAG GAAGCTGACACAGTGCTATTGAGGAACCTTGAGTATCAAATCCAACTGCAGTTCCTGCAAGACGACGTCAATGCTACCAAAGAGAGGCACAAAAAG AACCTTGCTGAAATCCAGACGTATCTAAACATCCTGCATCAGATCAACCAGACTATTCCCCTCATGGCGAGCGCGTCCGTCTCAGAG GAACAGGAGCGGCTGAACGCTCAAAGGCGGGTGCCGGCCCTGCGGAGCCAGCTGGAGGAGTACAAGAGCGCCATCTGTCAGCTGAAGGCTCAGAAGCAGCGACTGCAGACCGAG ACCTCTGGGTTGGAACAAACCATCAAGACCACACAAGAGAGCTACGACGATGAGATCCAGCTGTACAACGAACAAATCGAGACTCTCAGGAAGGAGATTGAAGAGGCTGAGAGATCACTGGACAAATACACTAATAAGTGTCGACAGCTGGCCATGTACCAGAGCTCTCTGGAGAACGAACTCGAGCGCTACACGAGGATCATCGAGAATGAGGACAACAG ATTGAATTCAGCGATAATTGGGACACCTATTACTCTCCTCACAACCAATTATAAATGCACCCACAGTCCTACCATGAACAGGAAAGGAAAAG atatcaCCCAAGCCATCCAAGACATCACTAACATAAAGCCTCGTCAGAAGCACTTGGCTAAGAAAGTGCTTAAAAAGAAAGAGATCACTTCCAAAGGAGCTAGTGGACTTGAGGAGAAGGCAACAGAAGAATTTGAGGAGGAAGTAAAAGAACAAGTGATTGAGGAGCAGGGAGCAAGAAGAGAGGAGCATGCTCCTCGTGAGGATGTGCCTGATGGTGCACAGATCAGCAAGGCCTTCGACACGCTCTGCAATATGTTCCGTGATCGCATGAAACGGGTGAGGAGACCCGAGCCGATCGCTGACTTCTTCACCAAGGGACGCTACGTGCTAGTGACAGGTGACTCTAGCTACCTGGACCCCTGCTTCTGTTCGACCACCCCTTCTGCCAGTCACATCTATGTTACAATCCGAGATGGCATGAGGCCTTATGATCCTTACTGGAGAGGTACACCTCCCCCTCCCCCTACTCCCCTATCCGGACCAACACCCCTAACCCCTTCCACACCTTCGGAACCAGAGAAGGGAAAAGAAGATGGAGATAGGGAGAGGGAGAGGGGTGGAAATGGTGCGAAGGAAAAGTCAGAAAATGGAGAGCCTGATCCAAAGGCGAAAGAACCAGAACCAAGCCCCAGTCCACCACCAGGTCCTCATGACAAAACAGGCCCCAGTCCTCCTCCAGGCCCCAGGCAGCCCTCACCCAGAAGAAAGTCTCCGGAGGATTCCAAAGGTTTCCGAGGCCCTCCACCCATGCCATCGCACAGTTCCATCCCCCCTGACTCAATGAGTTATGAGAAGGTCGAAGTAGTGGAGTCAGTGGAGAAGCTCTCGCCTGACAAAAAAGTGAAGGGCTATGAAGAGACAACCACAGTGGTGGAGACCATGATCGAGAAGACTAGTAGAAAGAAACATGCTGATAGATCTTCTTGA